From the Synechococcus sp. KORDI-49 genome, the window TTCTCCTTGCTGATCGTGATCCGGCGGGCCCGGCCGAGATCAGCCAGGGTGACCTTGTCCAGCGTCATCGCCTTGTCCTCGCTGATCACCGTGGCTCCCGTGAGCACGGCGATGTCGGCCAGGGCCGCTTTACGGCGCTCGCCAAAGGATGGGGCGCGCACCGCAGCCACCTGCAGAACGCCGCGGTTCTTGTTCACCACCAGCGTGGCGAGAGCCTCTCCCTCCACCTCTTCGGCCAGGATCAACAGCGGGGAACCGCTCTTCTGGACCAGCTCGAGCGCAGGAACCAGGTCAGCGATGGCGCTGATCTTGCGGTCGGTCAGCAGCAGCAGCGGGTTTTCGAATTCACACAGCTGACGATCGCCGTCGTTGACGAAATACGGGGAGCTGTATCCCCGGTCGAAGGCCATGCCCTCGGTCACCTCCAGCTCTGTGGCCAGGGATTTCGATTCTTCAACGGTGATCACCCCATCCACGCTCACACGGTCCATGGCTTCCGCCACCATCTGACCGACCTCGTCATCCCCCCCGGAACTCACCGTGGCGACCTGACGGATGGCGTCGGCTTCAACGGTCTGGCTGCGTTGGCTGAGACCCTCCACCACCTGGGCACAGGCTTTCTCCATGCCGCGGCGCAGTTCCACGGGACTGGCTCCGGCGGCGGTGTTGCGCAGGCCTTCCCGCACCATGGCCTGGGCGAGCACGGTGGCGGTGGTGGTGCCGTCACCGGCCTTGTCCTTGGTCTTGGAAGCCACCTGCTGGATCAGTTTCGCTCCGAGGTTCTCGAAGGGATCCTCCAGTTCGATCTCCTTGGCGATGGTGTCACCGTCATTGACGATGTCAGGGGCGCCGAAGGATTTCTCGAGCACCACATTGCGGCCGCGGGGGCCGATGGTGACGCGGACGGCGTCGGCAAGAGCATCGACACCCCGCTCAAGAGCGCTGCGGGACTCGTCGGAGAAGGAAAGGAGTTTCGCCATGGTCACTGGACAGCCGCAAATCAATGTCCCACAGCGACGGAGGCCCGGTGCAGGGGGTGCGCGGTGGGGAAAGCCGAATGTCTCCCTTGGCGCGGATGCCTGCTCATCACAGGCTGATTAACGTCCGGATATGGCTGATTCCGGTGCCTTCTTTTTTGTGCTGATGGCCGGGCTGGCGGGGTCCATGGCCCTCGTCTACGTGCCTCTGCGGATCTTCCTGACCGCGACAGCCCGCAGCCGCCGATTGCGCCTGTTGCAGCGGATCCGCCGACTGCGTGAAGAACTGGCTCAGCCGCTGGAGTCGTGATCGTCAGGCCATCACCATGCCGCCATCCACCTGGAGCACCTGGCCGGTGATGTAAGCCGAGGCGGGGTCTGTGGCCAGGAAACGCACGGCTCCAGCCACCTGTTCCTGGGTGCCGAAGGTGCCGAGGGGAATGTCCCGGAGGATGGCATCGGCATCGAGATCCTTGGTCATGTCCGTGGCGATGAAGCCCGGCGCCACAGCATTCACCGTGATGCCGCGGCTGGCCAACTCCTTGGCGGTGCTCCGGGTCAGGCCCACCACCCCGGCCTTGGCTGCGGCGTAGTTCGCCTGGCCGGCGTTGCCCATCAGGCCCACCACGGAGGTGATGTTGATGATCCGTCCGCTCTTCTGCTTGAGCATCGGTCGAGCCACAGCTCGGCTGCAGAGAAATACGCCCGTGAGATTCAGATCGATCACCGCCTGCCATTCGGACGTTTTCATCCGCATCAGCAGCCCATCCCTGGTGATGCCGGCGTTGTTCACCAGCACATCAAGACGACTGCTGCGCTCAAGGACCGTCTTGATCAGACCGTCCACGTCCTCTTCCATCGCCACGTTCGCCTGGAGCGCGTAGGCCTTTCCCCCTGATGCGGTGATCAGCTCCACCACCTCCTCGGCTGCGGCGGCTGAGTTCGAGTAGTTGACCACCACCTCCATGCCGGATTCCGCCAGAGCGAGGGCGATGGCCCGACCGATCCCGCGGCCGCCGCCGGTCACCAGGGCGGTCTGGCCGGTGAGGGCTGTGGAGGAGGTCATGAAGGGGCCTGAGCTCGGAGGA encodes:
- the groL gene encoding chaperonin GroEL (60 kDa chaperone family; promotes refolding of misfolded polypeptides especially under stressful conditions; forms two stacked rings of heptamers to form a barrel-shaped 14mer; ends can be capped by GroES; misfolded proteins enter the barrel where they are refolded when GroES binds); the encoded protein is MAKLLSFSDESRSALERGVDALADAVRVTIGPRGRNVVLEKSFGAPDIVNDGDTIAKEIELEDPFENLGAKLIQQVASKTKDKAGDGTTTATVLAQAMVREGLRNTAAGASPVELRRGMEKACAQVVEGLSQRSQTVEADAIRQVATVSSGGDDEVGQMVAEAMDRVSVDGVITVEESKSLATELEVTEGMAFDRGYSSPYFVNDGDRQLCEFENPLLLLTDRKISAIADLVPALELVQKSGSPLLILAEEVEGEALATLVVNKNRGVLQVAAVRAPSFGERRKAALADIAVLTGATVISEDKAMTLDKVTLADLGRARRITISKENTTIVASEDHKQAVSARVASIKRELEATDSDYDREKLNERIAKLAGGVAVIKVGAPTETELKNRKLRIEDALNATRAAVEEGIVAGGGSTLLQLAQGLDALVAQLDGDERTGVEIVQRALAAPVHQIATNAGRNGDVVISAMRESGQGFNALTGNFEDLRAAGIVDATKVVRLALQDAVSIASLLITTEVVIADKPEPPAPAPEGGGDPMGGMGGMGGMGMPGMGGMGGMGMPGMM
- the fabG gene encoding 3-oxoacyl-[acyl-carrier-protein] reductase is translated as MTSSTALTGQTALVTGGGRGIGRAIALALAESGMEVVVNYSNSAAAAEEVVELITASGGKAYALQANVAMEEDVDGLIKTVLERSSRLDVLVNNAGITRDGLLMRMKTSEWQAVIDLNLTGVFLCSRAVARPMLKQKSGRIINITSVVGLMGNAGQANYAAAKAGVVGLTRSTAKELASRGITVNAVAPGFIATDMTKDLDADAILRDIPLGTFGTQEQVAGAVRFLATDPASAYITGQVLQVDGGMVMA